The Halogranum gelatinilyticum genome contains a region encoding:
- a CDS encoding bacterio-opsin activator domain-containing protein translates to MAERVGSQRGQTDTSIRVLLVDDDNEWVTLVARLLEGVDDAFSVTTANSVVDARALFAPESFDCVVCDYRMPGGDGLSFLSTVRETDPDLPFILATATGSESVASEATAAGATGYFVKDPRTDQGDELATRITQAVERVDARQAADEGDHRFERLFERVPDPVVVAHGPDLVVRTVNPAFEAVFGHDADQIVGEPLGDYLKPAGDDDELFGVPEDVDLDGTRDAEVTRWTVDGPREYHLRLFVDETADGTREVYGHYTDITASKERERLLEAERDATQEVRDILVNASSRTEVETAFVERLVESDGYRFVWVGRQSPDDSVAVGAAAGDDDDYLDGRRETGETVDGPSDTVFRTNEPQFVAVPGVDDGSDGSDGSDESDESDGSDERQAGDDDAAWLAEAAARGFTGVAALPVTHGTIPYGVLVVYTDDPEGFDETDRRLLTETAASLGSAVDVIGRRASLSANRVVQVVLASNDATTPLAQLSVASGCRIDVSAVVPEADDRVVYFVELDGTDAATFVEHAEANDRVTEWAVLDDDERTPRLRLSVEEPSLATVLTECGVVVRSQQVDRGSVQLVVEFPQVVDANAVTEELRASMPDLTVRRHHEVDRLREWQLQPTLPANLTERQLQALRTAYYGGYFERPRLQSAAEVAESLGISRSTFLQHLRVAESKVFGELFE, encoded by the coding sequence ATGGCAGAGAGAGTGGGGAGCCAACGTGGACAGACGGACACGAGTATCAGGGTGCTTCTCGTCGACGACGACAACGAGTGGGTAACCCTCGTGGCGCGGCTCCTCGAAGGGGTCGACGACGCGTTCAGCGTGACGACGGCGAACAGCGTCGTCGACGCACGAGCGCTGTTCGCCCCCGAGTCGTTCGACTGCGTCGTCTGCGACTACCGGATGCCCGGCGGCGACGGGCTGTCCTTCCTGTCGACCGTCCGCGAGACCGACCCCGACCTGCCGTTCATCCTCGCGACCGCGACCGGCAGCGAGAGCGTCGCGAGCGAGGCGACCGCCGCGGGGGCGACGGGCTACTTCGTGAAGGACCCGCGGACCGACCAGGGCGACGAGTTGGCGACGCGAATCACCCAGGCGGTCGAGCGCGTCGACGCACGGCAGGCGGCCGACGAGGGCGACCACCGGTTCGAACGGCTGTTCGAGCGGGTCCCCGACCCCGTCGTCGTCGCCCACGGGCCTGATCTCGTCGTCCGGACGGTCAATCCTGCCTTCGAGGCCGTCTTCGGCCACGACGCCGACCAGATCGTCGGCGAACCGCTCGGTGACTATCTCAAGCCCGCCGGTGACGACGACGAGCTGTTCGGAGTGCCCGAGGACGTCGACCTGGACGGGACGCGCGACGCGGAGGTGACGCGGTGGACCGTCGACGGCCCCCGCGAGTACCACCTACGACTCTTCGTCGACGAGACGGCGGACGGCACGAGAGAGGTCTACGGCCACTACACCGACATCACCGCGAGCAAGGAGCGCGAGCGGCTGCTCGAAGCCGAACGCGACGCCACACAGGAGGTCAGAGACATCCTCGTCAACGCCTCCTCGCGGACCGAAGTCGAGACGGCCTTCGTCGAGCGGCTCGTCGAGTCCGACGGCTACCGGTTCGTGTGGGTCGGCCGCCAGTCGCCCGACGACAGTGTCGCGGTCGGCGCGGCCGCCGGTGACGACGACGACTATCTGGACGGCCGCCGCGAAACGGGCGAGACCGTCGACGGACCGAGCGACACCGTCTTCCGGACGAACGAACCCCAGTTCGTCGCCGTGCCGGGGGTCGACGATGGCTCCGACGGCTCCGACGGCTCCGACGAATCTGACGAGTCCGACGGCTCCGACGAGCGACAGGCGGGAGACGACGACGCGGCGTGGCTGGCCGAGGCGGCCGCCCGCGGCTTCACCGGCGTCGCAGCCCTGCCGGTCACCCACGGGACGATCCCATACGGGGTCCTCGTCGTCTACACCGACGACCCGGAGGGCTTCGACGAGACGGACCGGCGGCTCCTGACGGAGACGGCGGCGTCGCTCGGCAGCGCGGTCGACGTCATCGGTCGGCGCGCCTCGCTCTCGGCCAACCGTGTCGTCCAGGTCGTCCTCGCGAGTAACGACGCGACGACACCCTTGGCACAGCTGTCGGTCGCGAGCGGCTGTCGCATCGACGTCTCGGCGGTGGTTCCGGAGGCGGACGACCGGGTCGTCTACTTCGTCGAGTTGGACGGGACGGACGCCGCGACGTTCGTCGAGCACGCCGAGGCGAACGACCGCGTCACGGAGTGGGCCGTCCTCGACGACGACGAGCGGACGCCCCGGCTCCGGCTGTCGGTCGAGGAGCCGTCGCTGGCGACGGTGCTGACGGAGTGCGGCGTCGTCGTCCGCTCCCAGCAGGTCGACCGCGGCTCGGTGCAGTTGGTCGTCGAGTTCCCACAGGTCGTCGACGCCAACGCCGTCACCGAGGAACTCCGGGCGTCGATGCCGGACCTGACCGTCCGGCGACACCACGAGGTCGACCGGCTGCGGGAGTGGCAGCTCCAGCCGACGCTGCCGGCGAACCTGACCGAACGGCAGCTGCAGGCACTGCGGACGGCGTACTACGGCGGCTACTTCGAGCGGCCGCGGCTCCAGTCGGCCGCCGAGGTGGCCGAGTCGCTGGGGATCTCGCGGTCGACGTTCCTCCAGCATCTCCGGGTCGCCGAGTCGAAGGTGTTCGGCGAACTGTTCGAGTGA
- the serA gene encoding phosphoglycerate dehydrogenase → MKVLVTDPIADAGLERLRDAGYEVETAYDVEGDALLDAVADANALVVRSGTEVTEEVFEAAPNLVIVGRAGIGVDNIDIDAATDHGVIVANAPEGNVRAAAEHTVAMAFAAARSIPQAHARLKNGEWAKSDYLGTEVNGKTLGVVGLGRVGQEVAKKLGNLGMDLVAFDPYISEERADQLGAELVEFETCLERADFLTVHTPLTPETEGMISTDELETMGSGYLVNCARGGVVDEPALAQAVDDGVLDGAAVDVFADEPVDDDNPLLAVDDVVVTPHLGASTSAAQENVATSIADQISAAFKEEPVMNALNAPSVDESAFPRIRPYIGLAETAGKVAAQVFDGRISEVQVRYEGDIAAEDIELVTASALKGVFEPLEWQVNSVNAPRIAEERGIEVTETKTRQTDDFQSLITVTVGNDEDSLGVCGTLFAGDDPRIVRIDGYRVDAIPHGHMLVARNYDKPGVIGLIGTVLGDHDINIAGMFNARRSTNETNGEALTVYNLDSAVSDEVVAELLADERIADVKRITLNGDE, encoded by the coding sequence ATGAAGGTACTCGTCACGGACCCCATCGCAGACGCCGGGCTCGAACGGCTGCGTGATGCGGGCTACGAGGTAGAGACAGCCTACGACGTCGAGGGCGACGCCCTGTTGGACGCCGTCGCCGACGCGAACGCACTCGTCGTCCGCTCCGGGACGGAAGTGACGGAGGAGGTCTTCGAGGCCGCGCCGAACCTCGTCATCGTCGGCCGCGCCGGTATCGGCGTCGACAACATCGACATCGACGCCGCCACCGACCACGGCGTCATCGTCGCCAACGCCCCCGAGGGCAACGTCCGTGCAGCGGCAGAGCACACGGTCGCCATGGCCTTCGCCGCCGCCCGCTCCATCCCGCAGGCACACGCCCGCCTGAAGAACGGCGAATGGGCGAAGTCCGACTATCTGGGGACCGAGGTCAACGGCAAGACCCTCGGCGTCGTCGGCCTCGGCCGCGTCGGCCAGGAGGTCGCCAAGAAGCTCGGCAACCTCGGCATGGACCTCGTCGCGTTCGACCCCTACATCAGCGAGGAGCGCGCCGACCAGCTCGGCGCGGAACTCGTCGAGTTCGAGACTTGTCTCGAACGCGCGGACTTCCTCACCGTCCACACGCCGCTGACGCCCGAGACCGAGGGCATGATCTCGACCGACGAGCTGGAGACGATGGGTAGCGGCTACCTCGTCAACTGTGCCCGCGGCGGCGTCGTCGACGAGCCCGCCCTCGCACAGGCCGTCGACGACGGCGTCCTCGACGGCGCCGCAGTCGACGTCTTCGCCGACGAGCCGGTCGACGACGACAACCCGCTTCTCGCCGTCGACGACGTCGTCGTCACGCCCCACCTCGGTGCGTCGACCTCGGCGGCCCAGGAGAACGTCGCGACGAGCATCGCCGACCAGATCTCGGCCGCGTTCAAGGAAGAGCCCGTCATGAACGCACTCAACGCGCCCTCGGTCGACGAGAGCGCGTTCCCGCGTATCCGCCCCTACATCGGTCTCGCCGAGACCGCCGGCAAGGTCGCCGCGCAGGTCTTCGACGGCCGCATCTCGGAGGTCCAGGTCCGCTACGAGGGCGACATCGCTGCTGAAGATATTGAACTCGTCACCGCAAGCGCGCTGAAGGGTGTCTTCGAGCCGCTGGAGTGGCAGGTCAACTCGGTCAACGCCCCGCGCATCGCCGAGGAGCGCGGCATCGAGGTGACGGAGACGAAGACCCGCCAGACCGACGACTTCCAGAGTCTCATCACGGTCACCGTCGGCAACGACGAGGACTCGCTGGGCGTCTGCGGGACGCTCTTCGCCGGTGACGACCCGCGTATCGTCCGCATCGACGGCTACCGCGTCGACGCCATCCCGCACGGCCACATGCTCGTCGCCCGCAACTACGACAAGCCGGGCGTCATCGGCCTCATCGGGACCGTCCTCGGCGACCACGACATCAACATCGCCGGGATGTTCAACGCGCGCCGCTCGACCAACGAGACCAACGGCGAGGCACTGACCGTCTACAACCTCGACTCGGCCGTCTCCGACGAGGTCGTCGCGGAGCTGCTCGCCGACGAGCGTATCGCCGACGTCAAGCGCATCACGCTCAACGGCGACGAGTAA
- a CDS encoding cell division protein ZapB: MLSSRLPTGTVRRDDTEGRTYPREKRDRPPSDVDRTAHPPTAGGGVNADGLRAENEALRRQNERLRTRLDTEREDRQAVIDRYEGVVADVEDQSTPRRRQDTPSGPVASLLGRLRGLLSR; the protein is encoded by the coding sequence ATGCTCTCCAGTCGACTGCCGACGGGGACCGTGCGCCGCGACGACACGGAGGGGCGCACCTATCCACGAGAGAAGCGTGACAGACCACCCAGCGACGTAGACCGGACGGCTCATCCCCCCACTGCTGGGGGCGGCGTGAACGCCGACGGACTCCGTGCCGAGAACGAGGCACTCCGTCGACAGAACGAGCGGCTCCGAACCCGGCTCGACACCGAACGCGAGGACCGACAGGCCGTCATCGACCGCTACGAGGGCGTCGTCGCCGACGTCGAGGACCAGTCTACACCCCGCCGACGCCAAGACACCCCGTCCGGCCCGGTCGCGTCGCTCCTCGGACGGCTCCGCGGTCTGCTATCTCGGTAA